A window of Sebastes umbrosus isolate fSebUmb1 chromosome 3, fSebUmb1.pri, whole genome shotgun sequence contains these coding sequences:
- the LOC119485250 gene encoding CD209 antigen-like protein C, with protein sequence MGILAHSWQRHKPEEGTQFTDQTPLNSPNIKATRRMQQIEMADYVNERPRREQKRRGDTTQTGRRLCHLLFLGFGVLFIIQAILNISLRLTLYSSKESTQSNSNATDFCNQNQMKEEENYCERKKPGEHNRCQERINALTRDKNLLENRNTELTNMIKNVEEERDRLKSELKELRGCSSSQQCPAGWTLINCRCYFVSTEVKTWKDSREYCQSKDADLVVINSEEEQKSLYRLKGKSGCTHWIGLYVPTGSTGWKWVDGSALTKSFWTPGQSSRHPVIIEDCVTMCFSYPELANWHDYPCSSKQRWLCEKAPRPCL encoded by the exons ATGGGTATATTAGCTCACTCTTGGCAAAGACACAAACCAGAAGAGGGAACACAGTTCACTGATCAGACTCCTCTGAACTCACCAAATATTAAGGCAACCAGGAGGATGCAGCAAATAGAGATGGCAGATTATGTTAATGAGCGACCAAGACGTGAGCAGAAACGCAGAGGGGATACAACTCAAACAG GGAGAAGACTCTGTCACCTGCTTTTTCTCGGCTTTGGCGTGCTGTTTATCATACAAGCCATTCTCAATATTTCTCTACGCCTTACAT TGTACTCAAGCAAGGAATCAACCCAGTCGAATAGCAACGCAACTGATTTCTGCAACCAAAAccagatgaaggaggaggaaaatTATTGTGAGAGAAAGAAGCCTGGCGAGCACAACAGATGTCAAGAAAGAATCAACGCCTTGACCAGAGACAAAAACCTGCTTGAGAACAGAAACACTGAACTCACCAACATGATAAAGAacgtggaggaggagagggacagGCTGAAAAGTGAGCTGAAGG AGCTGAGGGGTTGTAGTTCCTCTCAGCAGTGTCCTGCAGGTTGGACATTGATTAACTGCAGATGCTACTTCGTCTCCACTGAGGTGAAGACATGGAAGGACAGCAGGGAATACTGTCAGAGTAAAGATGCTGACCTGGTGGTGATCAACAGCGAAGAGGAACAG AAGAGCTTGTACCGCCTAAAAGGGAAGAGTGGTTGCACGCACTGGATTGGTCTGTATGTCCCAACTGGGAGCACTGGGTGGAAATGGGTGGACGGATCTGCGCTGACCAAATC ATTTTGGACGCCTGGCCAGTCGAGTCGCCACCCCGTGATCATAGAGGACTGTGTGACGATGTGTTTCTCCTACCCAGAGCTGGCCAACTGGCATGACTATCCATGTTCGTCCAAGCAACGCTGGCTGTGTGAGAAAGCTCCACGTCCATGTTTATAG
- the LOC119485253 gene encoding CD209 antigen-like protein A isoform X1 has protein sequence MAQSEITMDYVNLSDGSARSNALGRTAAVSGRNLVHLVAVSFGLLCVLQAALNISLHLALYNKTPDIEASCTNLTDELKRELINFDQYFQQGWVHFRPSLYYISSVRKSWQESRADCLQRGADLVIINSKEEQDFTRKFHKQTWIGLMFKGTWKWVDGTPLTKSYWAPGEPNGFEGRNEDCVEIKFHELDNSWNDIQCGDQNFWICEKKIAS, from the exons ATGGCACAATCTGAGATCACTATGGACTACGTAAATCTATCTGATGGATCAGCCAGGAGCAACGCCCTGGGGAGGACTGCTGCAGTGTCTG GGAGAAATCTCGTACATCTGGTTGCTGTGAGCTTCGGACTCCTGTGTGTCCTACAAGCTGCTCTCAACATTTCCCTGCATCTCGCTCTCT ACAATAAGACACCAGATATAGAGGCCAGCTGCACAAACCTGACTGACGAGCTGAAGAGAGAACTGATTAACTTTG ATCAGTATTTCCAACAAGGCTGGGTGCATTTCCGTCCCAGTCTCTATTACATTTCTTCTGTCAGAAAGTCCTGGCAAGAAAGCAGAGCTGACTGTCTGCAGAGAGGTGCAGACCTGGTGATCATCAACAGCAAAGAAGAGCAG GATTTCACAAGAAAATTCCACAAGCAGACATGGATCGGACTGATGTTTAAAGGGACGTGGAAATGGGTGGATGGCACTCCGCTCACCAAAAG CTACTGGGCTCCTGGGGAGCCAAACGGGTTTGAAGGCAGAAATGAAGACTGTGTTGAAATAAAGTTCCATGAACTGGATAACAGCTGGAATGATATACAATGTGGAGACCAAAACTTCTGGATCTGTGAAAAGAAGATAGCTTCATAA
- the LOC119485254 gene encoding centrosomal protein of 135 kDa-like, translating to MDELDIYVNVERPSANPSHRKRETKSSEDIYENVSWELKRTGPALSGAEDVKKSSCRAAAVCLGLLCLLLLIGLITLVCLFTSSNSEREVEMVLSHNLAEERDQLQTSYNNLTKERDQLQTSYNNLTKERDQLQTSYNNLTKERDQLQTSYNNLAEERDQLQTSYNNLTKQRDQLQTSYNNLTKQRDQLQTSYNNVIKKRNQLQFRG from the exons ATGGATGAACTGGATATCTATGTTAATGTAGAGAGACCATCAGCTAATCCCAGCCACAGGAAAAGGGAGACCAAAAGTTCAGAAGATATTTATGAAAATGTGTCGTGGGAGTTAAAAAGAACTGGACCTGCTCTCTCAG GTGCTGAAGATGTGAAGAAGAGTTcctgcagagctgctgcagtgtgTCTGGGTCTGCTGTGTCTTCTCCTCCTGATTGGACTCATAACTTTGGTTTGCCTAT TTACCAGCAGCAACTCTGAGCGGGAAGTGGAGATGGTCCTGTCACACAACCTAGCTGAAGAAAGAGACCAGTTACAGACCAGTTACAACAACCTGACTAAAGAAAGAGACCAGTTACAGACCAGTTACAACAACCTGACTAAAGAAAGAGACCAGTTACAGACCAGTTACAACAACCTGACTAAAGAGAGAGACCAGTTACAGACCAGTTACAACAACCTAGCTGAAGAAAGAGACCAGTTACAGACCAGTTACAACAACCTGACTAAACAGAGAGACCAGTTACAGACCAGTTACAACAACCTGACTAAACAGAGAGACCAGTTACAGACCAGTTACAACAacgtgattaaaaaaagaaaccagtTACAgttcagagggtag
- the LOC119485251 gene encoding CD209 antigen-like protein E, producing MQQIEMADYVNERPRREQKRRGDTTQTERRLCHLLFLGFGVLFIIQAILNISLRLTLYSSKDSAYSNCNATDVSGQNQVKEEENDCERKKPGEYNRCQDRINALTRDNSRLENRITDLTNMINNLREERDRLKLRDSSGAKTPDLEAIIKSLTEERKDLKRKLSTFATNSQLVWVYFNHRFYYISSIAKSWPESREDCQQRGADLIIINSKEEQEFGSQFKRDTWIGLTDRETEGVWKWVDGTALGTSYWYPGEPNSYNGTEDCGEIWNSEKNNNWNDVQCNMQRYWICEKVGPP from the exons ATGCAGCAAATAGAGATGGCAGATTATGTTAATGAGCGACCAAGACGTGAGCAGAAACGCAGAGGGGATACAACTCAAACAG AGAGAAGACTCTGTCACCTGCTTTTTCTCGGCTTTGGCGTGCTGTTTATCATACAAGCCATTCTCAATATTTCTCTACGCCTTACAT TGTACTCAAGCAAGGACTCAGCCTACTCAAACTGCAACGCAACTGATGTCAGCGGCCAAAACCAGgtaaaggaggaggaaaatgatTGTGAGAGAAAGAAGCCTGGCGAGTACAACAGATGTCAAGACAGAATCAACGCCTTGACCAGAGACAACAGCCGGCTTGAAAACAGAATCACTGATCTCACCAACATGATAAACAActtgagggaggagagggacagGCTGAAGCTGAGGG ACAGTTCTGGTGCAAAGACGCCAGATCTTGAGGCCATTATCAAAAGCCTGACTGAAGAGAGGAAAGATTTGAAGAGGAAGCTGAGCACCTTTG CTACTAACTCCCAACTAGTATGGGTGTATTTCAACCACAGATTCTATTACATTTCTTCCATCGCCAAGTCCTGGCCAGAGAGTAGAGAAGACTGCCAGCAAAGAGGTGCAGACCTGATAATCATCAACAGCAAAGAGGAGCAG GAATTTGGAAGTCAATTCAAGCGGGACACATGGATCGGACtgactgacagagagacagagggggttTGGAAATGGGTGGATGGGACTGCACTGGGCACAAG CTACTGGTACCCTGGGGAGCCCAACAGCTACAACGGCACAGAAGACTGTGGAGAAATATGgaactctgaaaaaaacaacaactggaaCGATGTACAATGTAACATGCAAAGGTACTGGATCTGTGAAAAGGTGGGGCCTCCATAA
- the LOC119485253 gene encoding CD209 antigen-like protein A isoform X2 codes for MAQSEITMDYVNLSDGSARSNALGRTAAVSDNKTPDIEASCTNLTDELKRELINFDQYFQQGWVHFRPSLYYISSVRKSWQESRADCLQRGADLVIINSKEEQDFTRKFHKQTWIGLMFKGTWKWVDGTPLTKSYWAPGEPNGFEGRNEDCVEIKFHELDNSWNDIQCGDQNFWICEKKIAS; via the exons ATGGCACAATCTGAGATCACTATGGACTACGTAAATCTATCTGATGGATCAGCCAGGAGCAACGCCCTGGGGAGGACTGCTGCAGTGTCTG ACAATAAGACACCAGATATAGAGGCCAGCTGCACAAACCTGACTGACGAGCTGAAGAGAGAACTGATTAACTTTG ATCAGTATTTCCAACAAGGCTGGGTGCATTTCCGTCCCAGTCTCTATTACATTTCTTCTGTCAGAAAGTCCTGGCAAGAAAGCAGAGCTGACTGTCTGCAGAGAGGTGCAGACCTGGTGATCATCAACAGCAAAGAAGAGCAG GATTTCACAAGAAAATTCCACAAGCAGACATGGATCGGACTGATGTTTAAAGGGACGTGGAAATGGGTGGATGGCACTCCGCTCACCAAAAG CTACTGGGCTCCTGGGGAGCCAAACGGGTTTGAAGGCAGAAATGAAGACTGTGTTGAAATAAAGTTCCATGAACTGGATAACAGCTGGAATGATATACAATGTGGAGACCAAAACTTCTGGATCTGTGAAAAGAAGATAGCTTCATAA